GCGATCTCCGCGGCGGGCTGCGCGCCGTAGTCGTACAGCCGGGCGACGCAGAGTCCGGCGGCGATGTTCATGACGACGGTCAGGACGGCGGCCGCGGCGACCGGACCGGCGACGGAGGCGATGTCACCGGGGTCGATGGCGAGACCGAACGCGAAGAAGAAGATGGCCGCGAAGGCGTCACGGAGCGGGTGCACCAACTCGCGTATCCGGGGGCCGGAAGGGGTGCCCGCCAGGATCAGGCCGACCATGAAGGCGCCGATGGCGTCGGCCACGCCGAGGACCTCGGAGACGCCGGCGACCAGCACGGCCGCGCCGAGGAAGCTGATGACGAGGAGTTCGTTGTCCCGCGTCTCGATCAGGCGGCCCACGAGCCGGGTGCCGTACCGTGCCGCGGCGGCCAGCACCAGCAGGAAGCCGAAGGCCTTGCCGGCCTGAAGGGCGATCTCCGCGAAGCCCTGGGCTCCCGAGATGATCGGTTGCAGGGCGGCCAGGTACAGCGCGAGGAAGATGTCCTCCACCACGATGACGCCCAGGATCAGACGCGTCTCGGGGCGGCCGATCCGGCCGAGGTCGATGAGGATCTTGGTGACGATCGCGGAGGAGGAGATGCCGAGCACCCCGGCGAGCACCAGTGCCTCACGCAGCCCCCAGCCGAGGACGAACCCGAAGCCGAGCCCGGCACCGACGTTGAGGAGCAGGTAGATGCCGCCCGCGGCGAGCAGCCGCCTGCCGCCCGTCCTGAGGTCGTCGAGGTGGAACTCCAGGCCCAGGTAGAACAGCAGCAGCACCAGTCCGAGCGCCGAGAGCATCTCGAAGTCGTGCGCGTCCTCGACCAGGACGAAGCCGGGGGTGTGCGGGCCGAGCAGGATGCCGGCGAGCATGAAGAGGGGAATCGTCGGAAGTCCGATCCTGCCGCCGAGGCGGGCGAGGAACGCGGCGGCGAGGAAGGCGCCGCCCATGGCGAGCAGGGTGTCAGCGTGTCCCACGGGTCACCGCCTTCCGCCGTGCGGAGAGTGGGGAGGGCTTCACTTGACGGGGATGGATGCGGGTTCTCCTTCATCTGTGGTGCGTCGTCTGTGGTACGTCGCCGGGCGGACGGACGGACGCCGTCGACCGGCGCCGGTGCCGTGACACCGCTCCCGGAACCGAACGGGGCACCGGCCGCCCCGGCTACTCGGGGTGCGAACGCACACCCGGAACGGACCACGCGGCAACGCCCGCGCACGGGCTGAATGAGGCTTCCCTGCAACGTCCCCCGGCCCCCGAAAAGGCCCCCGGGGCGCGGCGTCGGTCCACGGTCACACGCCGGGGGGTGGCGCCGCCATCGGGGACGACACCCAAATGTTCCGGTGGCCGACACCCATCCGCGGCCGATGCGGCGGGCGCCCGCGCGCGGTGGGAGGAGGGTGCGCCGCGGCCGACTCGGGGATCCCGGCCGCGGCGCGTCCCACCGCCCCGGACGCGGGAGGACGTCGCACCCCGGGGCATGCTCGGCGAATTCCCCCGGACCCCGTCGACACACTGGCCCGACCGGGTGATCGTCGCCCTCCGGCTCCGGGCACGGGAAAGCCGTCCGCCCCGCCGCGTGGAGCGACGGGGCGGACGGCTCGCGGACGGTCCGTCAGCACGGTGTGGTTGCCATCAACTTCTCGAAGGAAGCCATGCAGTCCGGGCAGTGACGTGCCCGTTCACCGTCGGATGCCTCAATACGTTCGCGGAGCTGCTGTCCGCACAGCGTGGCCGCGGCCTGTTTGGCCAACACGTGCCACACCAACGCTCCGCCCGCCTTCTCCGGGCCCACGCACATTTCGTACATGTTCGGCCTCCCAGCCTGGACGCCGCTGACACCCTCAAGGAGACACCGGTTCGGCCGTGACCAGTAGCGTGCGGGGGCCATTCGGGTGACGGCCGCTTCGGCCGCCCGGGGCGCCTGCCCACCCGGACGGCTACAAACGATCAGCCAACCGGCCGTACCTCGGTGGTTGCGTGACGTGGCATCGACGCGGGCGGCCGGGGCTCGGTTGCCCTGGTCGGATGGTGACAGAGACCGAACCCGCCGAACCGACCCGACCGACCGCCGCGGTCCCTGCGGCGGAACGCCACGGCAGGGGGCGGGTGCTCGTCTCCTGGATCACCACGACCGACCACAAGCGGATCGGTCATCTGTACCTCGTCACGTCGTTCGCGTTCTTCCTGATCGCCGGGGCGCTGGCGATGCTGCTGCGGGCCGAGTTGGCCCGGCCGGGCATGCAGGTGCTCTCCCACGAGCAGTACAACCAGGCCTTCACGATGCACGGCACCATCATGCTGCTGCTGTTCGCCACCCCGACCTTCGCGGGGTTCACGAACGCCGTCATGCCGTTGCAGATCGGCGCGCCGGACGTGGCGTTCCCGCGGCTGAACATGCTGGCGTACTGGCTGTTCCTCTTCGGCGGTCTGATCGTGCTGGGCGGTTTCCTCACGCCGCAGGGCGCGGCGGACTTCGGCTGGACCGCCTACACGCCGCTCAGCGGCCCGCTGCGCGCCCCCTACCTCGGCGGCGACCTGTGGATCATGGGGCTGGCCCTGTCCGGGTTCGGCACCATTCTGGGCGCGGTCAACTTCATCACCACGATCATCTGCATGCGCGCTCCCGGCCTGACCATCTTCCGCATGCCGATCTTCGTCTGGAACGTGCTGCTGACCTCGGTCCTGGTGCTGCTGGCCTTCCCCGTGCTGGCGGCCGCGCTGCTGGTGCTGGAGGCCGACCGGCACTTCGGCGCCCATGTGTTCGACGCCGAGAACGGCGGGGCGCTCCTGTGGCAGCACCTGTTCTGGTTCTTCGGCCACCCCGAGGTGTACATCCTCGCGCTGCCGTTCTTCGGAGTGGTCACCGAGATCATCCCGGTCTTCGCCCGTAAGCCGATCTTCGGCTACACGGGGCTGGTGGGCGCCACCATCACCATCGCGGGGCTCTCGGCCACCGTGTGGGCGCATCACATGTTCGCCACCGGTGCCGTTCTGCTGCCGTTCTTCTCGTTCCTCACGTATCTCATCGCCGTCCCCACCGGGGTGAAGTTCTTCAACTGGATCGGCACGATGTGGCGGGGTTCGCTGTCCTTCGAGCCGCCGATGCTGTGGGCGGCCGGCTTCCTGGTGACGTTCCTCTTCGGCGGGCTGACCGGGGTGATCCTCGGCTCGCCGCCGCTGGACTGGCACGTCACCGACTCGTACTTCGTCGTCGCGCACTTCCACTACGTGCTGTTCGGCACGATCGTGTTCGCGATGTTCGGCGGATTCAGCTTCTGGTGGCCGAAGATGACCGGCCGCATGCTCGACCACCGCCTGGAGAAGGTGCACTTCTGGACGCTGTTCGCCGGTTTCCACACCACGTTCCTGGTGCAGCACTGGCTCGGCGTGGAGGGCATGCCCCGCCGGTACGCGGACTACCTGGCCGCGGACGGCTTCACGGCGCTCAACACGGTCTCCTCCGTCGGCGCCTTCCTGCTCGGGCTGTCGACGCTGCCGTTCCTGTACAACGTGTGGAAGACCGCGAAGTACGGACGTCCGGTCGAGGTCGACGACCCGTGGGGCTACGGGCGTTCCCTGGAGTGGGCCACGTCCTGTCCCCCGCCCCGCCACAACTTTCACGCGCTGCCGCGCGTACGCTCCGAGTCGCCGGCCTTCGACCTCCACCACCCCGAACTCGTCGCGCTCGAGGAGGCGGAGCACACCGGGCCCTGACACTTGTCAGGGACCCCCGGGCCCCGATCGTCCCTAGAGTGCCGCGTGCGGGCCGGGTGCCGCCCGGCCGCAGATCGGCACAGGGGGACATCACACATGCAGCGACTGATGCGTCACTCCGTCACGGCGCTGGCGGCGGCCGCGTTCGCCGTGGGCGGGCTCGCCGGCACGGCCCAGGCCGCCCCGGCGGCGCCGAGCGGCGGTGACCCGAGCCTCACCGACGTCTACATCTGGGCGACAGGCGTCAACCTGCGCCAGCACCCCACCAGGAACTCCAACGTGCTCGCGGTCCGCTCGGCCTACTGGCTGGACGCGGTCTGCCAGAAGCGGGGCGAGTACGTGAACGACCCGGCGGTGGGCGGCAACAGCTGGTGGACCGCCGTGCAGGAGTTCTCGGGCAGCGACATCGCCTGGGTCAACAACCTGTATCTGAGGGGCGGCGAGAAGATCGCGGGCGTTCCGGACTGCTGACCGGCGCCGGGGCACACCACGGGGGGGCGGGCCGGAGCACCGGCCCGCAACCTCGTGCGTTCAGTTCAGCTTGTCGACGGCCGTGACGGTGGTGGCCCTGAAGTCGGCCACCTGCGCGTGCGCGAAGGTACCCATCTGGCCCCACTGCACGACGGTCACGGTCCTGCCGTCCCGGCCGACCGAGAACAGGCCGATGTCGGAGGCGCCCCACTCGGCGACCGTGTGGACGCCGTAGACGTGGGCGCCCTCCTCCACGTCGAGGCGGCCGTAGTACTTCTGCGTGGCGGTGATGTCGGGATACCGCTCCATCACCTCGCGCGCACAGTCGGCCAGGT
The Streptomyces sp. NBC_01723 genome window above contains:
- the ctaD gene encoding aa3-type cytochrome oxidase subunit I, which gives rise to MVTETEPAEPTRPTAAVPAAERHGRGRVLVSWITTTDHKRIGHLYLVTSFAFFLIAGALAMLLRAELARPGMQVLSHEQYNQAFTMHGTIMLLLFATPTFAGFTNAVMPLQIGAPDVAFPRLNMLAYWLFLFGGLIVLGGFLTPQGAADFGWTAYTPLSGPLRAPYLGGDLWIMGLALSGFGTILGAVNFITTIICMRAPGLTIFRMPIFVWNVLLTSVLVLLAFPVLAAALLVLEADRHFGAHVFDAENGGALLWQHLFWFFGHPEVYILALPFFGVVTEIIPVFARKPIFGYTGLVGATITIAGLSATVWAHHMFATGAVLLPFFSFLTYLIAVPTGVKFFNWIGTMWRGSLSFEPPMLWAAGFLVTFLFGGLTGVILGSPPLDWHVTDSYFVVAHFHYVLFGTIVFAMFGGFSFWWPKMTGRMLDHRLEKVHFWTLFAGFHTTFLVQHWLGVEGMPRRYADYLAADGFTALNTVSSVGAFLLGLSTLPFLYNVWKTAKYGRPVEVDDPWGYGRSLEWATSCPPPRHNFHALPRVRSESPAFDLHHPELVALEEAEHTGP
- a CDS encoding peptidase M23, whose amino-acid sequence is MRHSVTALAAAAFAVGGLAGTAQAAPAAPSGGDPSLTDVYIWATGVNLRQHPTRNSNVLAVRSAYWLDAVCQKRGEYVNDPAVGGNSWWTAVQEFSGSDIAWVNNLYLRGGEKIAGVPDC
- a CDS encoding cation:proton antiporter → MGHADTLLAMGGAFLAAAFLARLGGRIGLPTIPLFMLAGILLGPHTPGFVLVEDAHDFEMLSALGLVLLLFYLGLEFHLDDLRTGGRRLLAAGGIYLLLNVGAGLGFGFVLGWGLREALVLAGVLGISSSAIVTKILIDLGRIGRPETRLILGVIVVEDIFLALYLAALQPIISGAQGFAEIALQAGKAFGFLLVLAAAARYGTRLVGRLIETRDNELLVISFLGAAVLVAGVSEVLGVADAIGAFMVGLILAGTPSGPRIRELVHPLRDAFAAIFFFAFGLAIDPGDIASVAGPVAAAAVLTVVMNIAAGLCVARLYDYGAQPAAEIATTLVARGEFALILAAMAAGAGLDERLAPFIAGYVLVLAVLGPIVAARAHLLAGALRTAAGLLPGTRSPAVVPGEGKGGDGPSESVALSAGASSSSSSASERAEAER